The Nomia melanderi isolate GNS246 chromosome 13, iyNomMela1, whole genome shotgun sequence sequence TACCATTTTCTTCAATATGTAACAATATGAATttcataaaactgtattttgtatgaaaatttctattttagaaCTAATCATGATATGACATTGGGAGAATTTAAACGTATTTGGTGGATGGAATACTTGCACAGAATGTGGGGACGTTTAATAGGTGCAGTATTTATAGTGCCAGCAACTTATTTTTGGGCAAAAAAAATGCTGACACCAGGAATGAAAATCAGAGTAACTGTCCTGGGATCATTAATTGGTTTACAAGGACTTATGGGTTGGTACATGGTTAAATCTGGTTTGGAGGAAGATCGTTTTGTGGAGCCATCAGATGTTCCTCGAGTATCGCAGTATCGTTTGGCCGCACATTTGGGAATggcatttattatatatacaggaTTTCTATATAATGCCTTAAGCTACTTAGTTCCTGCTAAGAACTTGGATTTCATTGCTTTGAACACTCACATAACtgatattaaacaaaaactAAAAAGATTTAGAATGGTAGTTCATTCAACAAAAGGATTAGTGTTCCTTACTGCTTTGTCTGGAGCTTTTGTGGCAGGAATGGATGCAGGTCTTATCTATAACACATTTCCGAAAATGGCAAATAAATGGATACCAGATGATATACTGGCAATATCACCTAAATGGAAAAATTTTACTGAAAACCCAACTACTCTACAATTTGATCATAGAATTttggtatttttttttatatatatatatacgtgtgtATATTACTCAAATGATAATTCTGATGTTATAATTTATGTCTTTTTACAGGGTATTACTACGTTATCTTTAATAACTTATATAGGAATTGTATCTCGCAGATATAAACTTCCTGGCAATGCAAAGAAAGCTGTTGCTTTGGCTCTTTGCGCTGGTTATTTGCAAGTTTTACTGGGAATAACAACATTATTAACTCACGTGCCTTTAGCATTAGCCGCATTTCATCAGTCGGGTAGTCTTCTTGTACTAAGCACAATGATTTGGTTGTGTCATgaattaaaatacttaaaatatgtTGTTAAATGAAACTACAAAGAAACATTTGGTTATAAAACGCTGTGATGTGTAATCAGTTTAATACATTACTAGGAAGTGATaggataattttataaaagtttcacAACATTATGCTTTATTTGACAATGCATTAAgttataataatcaatattcatagaaattaatttacacatATGTAAGTAATAATATACCTACAAtcgaaatatcaaagtttaagtaatttttatatcattttgtaagtgtatttaatttcatttttataaagaacAAATAAATACCTATCCTAAAATAGAAGTAAACAAATTGCgttatatttgtaacattttcacTCTTTTTCTTCATAATTTACTATTGCAAGATTGCATCTTACAGATTTGACTGGATTTTAATTCTAGACTGTAAATCAGAATGAACCGAccattaatatcattttcttttttccttgtgCTTGGACAAATATCAAACATCAAGTAATATTTGTACTGATACCTAATTTCAAAAACCAGCTTTGGTAAGTAATATTACACGGTTCAATAGTAATATGttagttagtttaaaaaatgtgtaaacCCTGCTTAATTGATAATTACTATCTAATTACAGTAATATTTTGTCTCAGCgtttaaaaagtttttttttgttatatatcttttaattatttctgatcAGCAACACAGTGAATTCAGCTTGTATTTTTTTTGGCAGTTGTTCTACCTAATCTCCAATCAgtcattctttgatttttattttcgtttaaaaCGCCTTATATGCATTGGTCCAATATAGCAACATTAATGCAAAGCAGCAGCAATATTTATTAGGCGTTTCGAATTGCACTTTCATTATTGTAATGCTTTTTATTTACAGTCATTCTTATTTTCTTGCATGACAATAGTGCCACatcacatattttttttatttaatattatatgaatatgaGTATTAAAGGAAAATGTTCTTCTACCACTCATACAAATAGGAATTACATGccttaaaaaaaaacacaacatttataataaaacgttTACATAAAACGCGTGTGAAAAAACACATACTGTAATTTATACTATGCACAAAATGTTTACATATGGTTTGAACATTAATCAAAAAAGAACTTAATGCAGTCTCTTTTATATATTGCAAGTAACCCAAATACtaaataatgaaactaatatCAGTCTGATAGAATTTGTTTTTCATTGAGAATTTTACACCTCAATTATATTCTGGTAACAAATGTCTCATGATAAATGCAAAATTACTACTTCGATCTTTgtgtttatgaaattaaaaaaatgtaaagtaaTACTTTAAAACGTGTCATTGCTTTACCAAAAAAAtcgtatatttcattaattaaagtaTGATTTAATTGCATATTGCTGATGCAAACACGAAAGTctgtttctttatataaataaagagcATTTTTGAACACTGTGATTTAACAGACAGAACAATGGTGTGTATACATGGAGCTCCTAAAATTTCTAGACAGAAAAGAAGTGCTCCTTTTATTTGCACTATTATTCAtactattgtattaatattttcaacaaatttttttaagCATTTATATTATAGTCTTGAATGTGATTACCAAATTTGtaaataagttatttataaaaattaaatattcttgtttgaCACTCAAATTGAAAATAGTGGAATTGATATACGTATCTGTGTACCgtatttgtatgtatttattatacatactcTCACACTCAatactacaataataattttatacgatCAATGCATATAAGAAATAAACTATATCACCGTCGCGTTAGTATAGTCAATAAATTCACACGCATAtgtcacttttatatagttacactTTGGACaaattttgttgttgttgtgcaACATATGGAGCAGAAGTAAGAATTAagtgttatttaaaattgaacttGCAGTACCGTTCTtgcgttaaatattttattataagcaCAAATAACACGGACGTGAAAACAATTGCGCTGATAAAATcgtgtaaaaattatacattctGCACCACATGTGTTTCAATGTTAGTCTTATGTTTTCTTTTCTGTGCATTACTCTTCAACTTTGAAAACCTTATACAATATCCTATTAGTACTTACAGGAAGGAATCGTAGATTTTCAGGCCATTGATAGGCCAAACATTTGCTCCTATTAAATAATCCAAACTTATGacttacaaatattcaaaatccatttacaaaaattgaaagaaccAAATCAAAGACGAAGTGTCAACAAATTTtgtcttatattattataaaaaaataatacaagatattagtgaatttatattaatttgagCTTAATCGAAATTGTAATcgtctattttaaattaaaaaaaaggaaaaaaaatgaaaatggaatcCATAAAAGATAAGAAGAAATGCATTACAACAAGTAGCATATAtcttgttcctttttttctctattgtccattgatgtttttatatatttaatatttatgtaattctcttatttttattgttattattataattttctttatgtgtgacttattttttacattatatcATTATGCAACATGGTTCAATAAGCAGCACAGAATAACTTTCTACATATATACTTAGTTTTTCAAGAGTTACAGCACCAGTACCTTCGTTGgtagtaacaaataaatatgaCAATATTAGAATTCGAGTATGATTATTTTTTCTGctgtaaattaaatgttacatccaaacgaatattttttttttcattcactAGACGTGTTAAACtaggaaattaataaaacctTTTAACCTGTATTCTTTAGTAATTCATTCGTATATAGTTAACACTTTGAAATGCTTCATTTTGTTGatctaatataaattaaaaaaaattaaataatcacaaCCTACAAtttaaacgaaataatatttaatccttaTAACATTTACGTATATTATGAGAGTTAAGtgcattttattgtaaaaattcacTTCAAGAATTGCTGCTCTATTCTTAACAAtgatacattataaaattaaaaaaaaatgtgttCCTACTTGAATGTGTGTGTAAGATAGTGCTTATTAGAAAAGTTGGTTCAATGTGACTTGTATCTTACGTATACAGTAGTTCAGCTTGTTTTCATTGGACTGTCATCCAACTTTTCAGGATTCACAATTACTTGTATTACATAACCCGGTTGTATCTTTGCTTCTTCTATATGCATTTTATCCCCTAATAATTTTCCACCAAAGAACCACCTTTGACGGGATGGTTCTAAACCTTCCTGGCTCTGTTAATgcaattaagaaaaaaagaacaagtCACTTATGCTGCTTtgttaatgtattatatatatcttgcaaaaaattcgatatataccTGTAATTTCTTTTTAGCAGTGGCAATAGTATCTTTGCTATAAACAGGCAATTTTACTTCACCAGATGTGGTTGACAATCTGAGTTTTAATGTCTGTTCAACTCCACTATCGACAGGTTCTATAAACCATTAATAGAATgctataaataattatctttttaattggaGTTTTTCTATTACCTGAACAATCAGCAGGAGAATCTCTTCCACTGTCTTCTTTCACAATATTAATAGGATATGATAAGCAGTAAATAGGGACTTGATATCTGGTTCCTAGTTCATCGTAACATTCTGTTAGAAAGCCATTCGGTACTGAAATATTAGCTCCATCTAATATAGCCTGTGCTAATTGATAGTCTTGAGCTTCTGCTGCAGTTGCCCCAGCTCTTAACGCGTCCCATATCTCTTTGCGACCATCAAATGCAGGCGCAGTATCCCAAAATTCATCTCTTTTACTTCTAAGCTGACCTTCTGTCAATGGTACATCTGACTTCCACCTAATTACTTCGTGGCATAGTGGATGATTTTTTCTCGAATTTCCtgtgtaaacaaaatattttgttaatataagtAGATATGTGTTGAATTTCTCAAATTGTATGGAATTTCATAAATCTCGTAACTTAATACATTTGgatttcaatatcaaattaaacgataaacaaTCATGAAATGCGAATATTTGTCAAGATAAAATAGATATGGTAAATGTGATATTACACACAAAATTTTATACTCATGGTCGATAACAAAGCGTCACGACATTATATACAGTGACGATTGATTATTCGTGATACCGTGTgacaaataatatacaaataccAAGTCATAACACGCAATAAACGCTGGGTGCGAAGGTAAGGGAAAAAGCTCAAGTATCTTCAAGGTTAGCCTGATGTTGATCTAAGTTTCTGCGTTTTGTATTCTGGTAAAATGTTTACCTGAATTTACTCTTGACGAGTTTCCCGTGGTATCGTCAACGGAGGCGTTTCTTGGCCTCGTTAAACCTATGCAGCCTCCCATCCTAGGCGGCTGGAGTGACCAaacatttcactgaaatttaaCAACACTTCGCATGCCATTTTCGTCCATCTTATCCACTGCATTACAAATTGGTACCATTAGAGGCGCTCTAATCGAATCATCAGTAACCTAACCTAAAAAATTCGCATGCACGCTAATGGattttaaagttaaataaaacaaactgtaCTGTTAAGACTTTTGATACCCATAATAATTGATTGACGCATGTTGTCTGTGACCTTGAAATCGTATCTAGccatttttttttcgaattAGATTTACAGATTTACAGGGAAAAAAATCTATTAGAATTTGAGTGAAGCATagaatactttattattaagcTGAGGTTAAGTAACCCAGCAGGAAGGCATGGTTTGCGATGGCTTCACTCGCAAGCACTGTTTCTAGAGAAAGATTTCTTAACGCTTTTGAAAAGAACGAAACACTGAATATAACATGCCAAGAGATCGCCTCAGGTGTGTATTAATTACCATAATTGTCCGTGAACATACACGTAGATTTTCAGTTGACCTTGGTGTTTAAGCAAGTAAAAACTTATGGACGGATACAGAAAAAACCTTGTTTATCATGCGTCAGATTGAcacaaaaattttttataaatttaaactaaAAAGGAATAAGTCAGAACAATGTTGTTTTATTACtaagtaaatgaatattaattcaaggcattttataatcattttcatttatctagAAATACAATCTGGACATGCAAAGCTTTACGCAGTTGTGGAAGAGCTTGGACCTTTTATTACAGACAAAGATGTTAATACACGAGAAAAGGGCATTAATGCTCTCTCATCTATTTTATCCCATTTACCCaaagaatatttgaatgaaaatgaattaagtTTTGTAACATCATTTTACTGTGATAGACTTAAAGATCATCATAGCATTATACCGTCAGCATTGAAAGGAATATTGGCAATTGTAAGTgccttaaaatatttattaattatttataaagatacagaaatattttacattgttatttcaggttcaaatgaaacatttgcCTCGGGATTCACCCGAGCGTTTGTTCAGAGTTTTCTTTGACAATGTTCAATGTCAATCTCAGCTAGTGTCTGACCGTCGcaacatatatttaatatttacaacattACTACAGAATAGAATAGAAGACTTAAAAGCTATGGGACCAGACTTTGTTTATGGAGTTATTACCTGTATTGATGGAGAAAGAGACCCTAGAAATCTCATGCTATTATTCAGCATACTTCCACAGTTTATACAAGAATTTTCATTAGGTCACTTAACTGAAGAAATGTTTGAAGTCATTGCATGTTATTTTCCAGTTGACTTTAATCCTGTAATTAGATCAACCAATCAAGATTTTACATCTTCAATCATTTAtgaatatgaattataatttgacTTGACATTTTTCAGTCTGGATCAGAGGAGGTAGGAATAACACGCGATGATTTGGCAGAGAAATTGGCACCGTGTCTCTGTGCTATACCACAATTCGCTGAATTTTGTATACCGCTTATAACcgacaaattattttcaaatcttAAAGTTGCCAAATTAGACTCTATGAATTTGTTATGCAAAGGCATACAGACCTTTGGCATAAAAGGCATTGAATCACATTTAACAGAATTATGGTCTGCTTTGAGAAAAGACATTATGCCTGGTGTAGACTTAGAACTGAAAAATGCAAGTTTTAAAACAGTTACAGCTATCATTGAACTTATATCAAGTAATACTAAGCTTTGTGAAAGTTTCATTGATAGTATAATCACAGATATGAAGTCTTCTTTGTATGACGTACAACTGAGTATGTTTAGACCAGCTGTTAAAATATTAGAGTGTGTTGCAACAGTTAATAAGGAATCATGTGTACATGTGTTAAAAGTGATAGTACCACTATGTCTTGGTCAATATTCTGTCAAGACTTCAATAccagataaaattattttaattgaaacattgaatgGCTTCATAAAAATCAGTTCTGAACATGGATTTCATATCAACAGtatgtatttatacattaatGCATGCATACCAAGTATAATATCGAAATATAAAGTATCTCTGATGTAGGTGTTCCAGAGTTATCCTGGACAGATATAAAACAACTATACCTCAACGAACTATCAATACAGCATAAAGAATTACAGTCATGGCTACTAGTTGGTTTAACAATGCagaaattgtatttaagcaaaaCACATCGAAATTCCCTTTATGAGAAACTTTGCAGCCTGATCGAAACAACTTGTAATGAAATGAGAACAATTTGTCACGCGACTTTTCTAGCTTTTGCGTCGTTATACCCTGAGGAAATATCAGATGTAATAAGAGAAAAGTTTAGATTAGAAATTGGTAAGGTGAATTTGATTCTTACATTATATCTTAGTAAATTTGATTTTGGGatgtataaacataatatttctcGTGTTTCAGGTGAAGAAGCCATAGAAGTACAAATTCGTAAGCTAGAAGTTTTAGCAGCTGTCGCTAAAACATACAAATTAGGTATTGAAGTACTTCCATACATTGTATCCCAGATGAATGCTATTAATCCTGAAATAAGCTTTACAGCTTTGACTTGTCTTCAGAGACTAGTTGCTACGAAAACTATTGATTATGATATTCAACATTACCTTCATAATGAATGCAgtatcattgaaaaattaacCGCTATTAATATGAGTCCTGTGGATTGGAGATTGGAtctgattttaaatatttgccgATTAATTGTACGAAGCCTTACGTTCGAAGAGCAAGAAAGCATTGTCAACAAATATTCTGATATTTTAAGCAAGAGCATTTCAGAAACTGATGCTGTTTTAATCATGAATATCTTCATTCCATTAAGGCAGAATGTGAATTTCACATTGGGTCCAGATTTGTTagataatttatgtaatttagctCTGAGCAACACTCATTCCAATGTAAGATCTACAACGTGTAAATTCATAGCTGTTGTTCTAAACAAAATGAACGATCATAGTGAATGCTATCAACGTGTGTTGTTATATTTTAAAGAGAAGATAGATATTAGTCTACAGTCAAATACTAATATCGATGTGAAACAAGCGGCAGTTCTTTTACAAATATGGTTAACGAAAGCTGTAATCACAAAAGGTTCCTgtgatgttgaaatatttttgaacaaagTACgtaaatagttttccataatattTAGAAGTAAGTTCGATCTAATATTTAATCCTACATTAATATTGTTTGTATAGCTTATGAATCTTTTCAAACATGATCAAGTAGGTCAACAAGTGGCCcaagaatataaaactctaaCAAGTAAGCAGGAAGATACTTTAGTACAAGAAAATTTTTGTACCATCAGAATCTTTTATAAACAAAGAGTATTTgagcatttaattaaaaacaatcatGAGTTTGAAGACTCGTCAAGACAGAGATACCTAACTGCTTTAGTACACTTATTAGAGGAAGTGCCTGTGGAACTTCTATTTATGCATTTAACAAAGGTATTAATGATGCATTTATATAAGttgtattttagtttaataataaatattctttttcagtTGGTACCACTTTTAATAGAATCCTTATCTCTTGACAATGAACAGTTAATCTATTCGACGTTAATAACGTTAAAAGTTTTACTGGAGGCTAAACATGTTATTTTCTCTGACAAAGCACAATGTTTTATCCCGAAATTCTTGAAACTGACTACTTATAAGGCAAtggtaatatattataaaatgaagtggtattttctaatatattacGTTATACTTACATATAGCTATATATTTCAGAGAGTCAGGATAGCAGCTCTAGAATGTTTaacaaattattgtaattacccGACGATTTTACTTAATATATACAAGCAAGATGTACTAGAAAAATTAGCATCATCGCTTGACGATCGAAAACGTTTAGTCCGAAAAGCTGCAGCGAAAGCCAGAACACAGTGGTTTTTGGTTGGTGCTCCAGGAGGGATTCAAGATTAATAATCTGTTTATCCtaagtgaaattaaattactaataaaacgTTGTATGATTTACAAATATGTATAGTACTTTTTTTAAAAGATACAAGTGAAACACTGATTATGctactttcatttttaaatttcagtatCAAATTCTTAGATTTACTATGTTGTATTCTCGCTATATTGTACATGATGTACATAATTGAATAAAGAATTGATTTCTATAATAGGATTGAAACCTGAAAGCTACTCTTTAATGCTTTTAGTATGCCAGAAGCATGGGTGATGGTAAGAGTTTATTTTCAGTAATTCCTATCTtcagtttttttcttttgtatttgaCAAATTGTGAAAAGTGTGTATTTAAAATAGTGTTAGAAGTGCACACGTTCGAATTGATTTACAGGTGTGGCAAAAAATGGTGCTTACAAGTATGAAGACGGTACAAAATATATTGGAGATTGGAATGGAAAAGGTTTAAAACACGGTGCTGGTTCTTTGCTTCTCACCGATGGAACACGTTATGATGGTGGTTTTCAAAATGGATTATGCTCAGGTTTAGGAGTAATAATTTTCCCAGACGGGGCAAAGTAAATGTTGTTATTGAAGTAATCATTTAAATTGTATGATACTATCAGCATTCTAATGCTTTTTATGTATCAGATACGAAGGTGAATTTATGCAGGGTTGGTTTCATGGCCATGGAGTATTTTGGAGATCAGATGGAATGAAGTTTGAAGGAGAATTCCGTGGAGGCCGTGTGTGGGGTCTAggtatataaaatgttacaagTATTTGTTACATAGAGTAAATATAAGGTTACATGGCAAATTCATCAATTGTTTTTCTCAATAAAGGATTAGTCACTTATGCAGATGGATCTCATGGATTCCCCAGGAATGAGGGTTTCTTCCAAGATTGTAAATTGGTACGACGTAGACACTGTCCAGACATAGTACAAAAAGCACAGAAGATATCTATGATGGCTCGTGCTCAATGTAATTGAGCATCGAATGCAAAGAAAAAATGAGTAGTATTGAAtcttaataaaagtatttaatattatgtaatactatttatttattcattccataaatgttatttattttattttaattaagttaTTTTAGGCTTCAAtactattttaatataatactgtactAGATCTATTGTATATTAGGTCAactgtatattatataacacaatataaaatcaaatcataactatataaaataattaatacctaTGACAATATTCACGAATCAATCATTACACATAAATAATACACGTAGAAGTATTATTATCCGAATatcatagaaatataattttaaatttcttggAACCATTGCAAGTAGGCATCTTATGGTTCTAATATCGTCTGATCATTTTGCTTGTTCATATATATGCGatgaaaattatagaaacataTATTCATGACGTCAAGAACCTCGtattaatacaacaaaattaacaTAGATCAAAGTTTTCGTAACCACGCGATTACCATCAACATGATTCCAAGAATTTAAAAGACAAATAAGAATGAAAGGAGAAGGAGTATCGTATCGGTTAATTTTTACGGAATGTATTCTCGAGATAGTATTTGGATAGTAGATATCATACGACATTGCAAACGTAGATAAGCGAGTGACTGTAATATCTGTTTCGATGTATTGTTACattcaattaaagaatttaacaaaGTGACTGTTTTTGCCGGAGCTACAAGAAACTTAGTTTAGGCTGAAGTGTTAATGTCAGCGGATCAGCAAGAAGAAAAGAGTGCTTAGTAGTcacaattaatcagtttttttaGCGTGATTCTGATAAGTCCTGATCTATGCAAATATTACatgcttgaaatgatacttccAGGTGAGAAATTTTGTGTTTTATCTCTTTCATAGTAGCTTGTGCCGTACCTACTTAAATATCTACTCATTTGTACGATACAGTTATTACATTGTCAAACGCTTTGTTTTTGTATTGTTGGCTGCCATGGAAAGTGGGCTGTATTTTGTCCTCTCTCGTGTTTTATATCAACCAATAGTAGACGACACCTCTATTCGGTGTTAACAAgcatcttttttcttttcattaacgAAAATTCCGAAAAACACACGTCAATCGCGTGATCGCACAATAGTATAGTGAACAAACTTATGTGTATTCATTCACGTTTGTACGCTTTATACGGATCCATCATAAGCATCGATGGCGTTACTTCGTAAGTAATATTGGGAGATTCTAAAGCTCTTGAATTTTGCAACGCTGATCAATGTTgcagtaaatttttatataattagggTAATGTGACAGtatttcgtttctttattattGACGTACAGttgtcattttatttgaaaaatttatgatACAAGTAATTTTTCATTCATCGCACATGAACATGCATGTGTTAAACTGTAAatcaacaatttcatttttgtaacagGACCGTGGTGTCACGCATTCCCttgattttacattaaaactttatggttttctttatttttcttaattgattgttttttataataattataaaatgcaatttaCGTGTTCAAtacgataattaattaaacttgtactattgtatataaatgattagagtaatataaataatacataataatttgaatatattattaacattgtagttattttattatgaacAGAGTAAACTACTCTCTATTTCCATTTGATTTTGATTCATCATTAGGAAGgatatattttgtttaactgAAATTGTTACTTGCTGACATAGTATTATTTACTGAAATATATTGTCAGTGTAAAGTTCTCAACGGAGTATAACATATTCGTGTTTTTCAATCATGGTATGCATAATTAAAGAGTAACCTTTGTCACGTGCTACAATTGTGAATATACTTATACGCTTAgtggagaaatatttttaaaatatagttcTTATATAATCATCAGTTGAAATCTATTTAtcatcaaatgaatattttctttctcagtaattattactttttttctttGCAGGCAATAAATTGTGCAGTACACATTGGaagtatttgtaaataatttttagtttagCAATGAGTCCTCAAAGTTATAAGAATCATATAACTTCGAAAGTTATGGCATCCAATGGTTTCGCTCAT is a genomic window containing:
- the Mms19 gene encoding MMS19 nucleotide excision repair protein isoform X1; its protein translation is MASLASTVSRERFLNAFEKNETLNITCQEIASEIQSGHAKLYAVVEELGPFITDKDVNTREKGINALSSILSHLPKEYLNENELSFVTSFYCDRLKDHHSIIPSALKGILAIVQMKHLPRDSPERLFRVFFDNVQCQSQLVSDRRNIYLIFTTLLQNRIEDLKAMGPDFVYGVITCIDGERDPRNLMLLFSILPQFIQEFSLGHLTEEMFEVIACYFPVDFNPSGSEEVGITRDDLAEKLAPCLCAIPQFAEFCIPLITDKLFSNLKVAKLDSMNLLCKGIQTFGIKGIESHLTELWSALRKDIMPGVDLELKNASFKTVTAIIELISSNTKLCESFIDSIITDMKSSLYDVQLSMFRPAVKILECVATVNKESCVHVLKVIVPLCLGQYSVKTSIPDKIILIETLNGFIKISSEHGFHINSVPELSWTDIKQLYLNELSIQHKELQSWLLVGLTMQKLYLSKTHRNSLYEKLCSLIETTCNEMRTICHATFLAFASLYPEEISDVIREKFRLEIGEEAIEVQIRKLEVLAAVAKTYKLGIEVLPYIVSQMNAINPEISFTALTCLQRLVATKTIDYDIQHYLHNECSIIEKLTAINMSPVDWRLDLILNICRLIVRSLTFEEQESIVNKYSDILSKSISETDAVLIMNIFIPLRQNVNFTLGPDLLDNLCNLALSNTHSNVRSTTCKFIAVVLNKMNDHSECYQRVLLYFKEKIDISLQSNTNIDVKQAAVLLQIWLTKAVITKGSCDVEIFLNKLMNLFKHDQVGQQVAQEYKTLTSKQEDTLVQENFCTIRIFYKQRVFEHLIKNNHEFEDSSRQRYLTALVHLLEEVPVELLFMHLTKLVPLLIESLSLDNEQLIYSTLITLKVLLEAKHVIFSDKAQCFIPKFLKLTTYKAMRVRIAALECLTNYCNYPTILLNIYKQDVLEKLASSLDDRKRLVRKAAAKARTQWFLVGAPGGIQD
- the Mms19 gene encoding MMS19 nucleotide excision repair protein isoform X2 codes for the protein MASLASTVSRERFLNAFEKNETLNITCQEIASEIQSGHAKLYAVVEELGPFITDKDVNTREKGINALSSILSHLPKEYLNENELSFVTSFYCDRLKDHHSIIPSALKGILAIVQMKHLPRDSPERLFRVFFDNVQCQSQLVSDRRNIYLIFTTLLQNRIEDLKAMGPDFVYGVITCIDGERDPRNLMLLFSILPQFIQEFSLGHLTEEMFEVIACYFPVDFNPSGSEEVGITRDDLAEKLAPCLCAIPQFAEFCIPLITDKLFSNLKVAKLDSMNLLCKGIQTFGIKGIESHLTELWSALRKDIMPGVDLELKNASFKTVTAIIELISSNTKLCESFIDSIITDMKSSLYDVQLSMFRPAVKILECVATVNKESCVHVLKVIVPLCLGQYSVKTSIPDKIILIETLNGFIKISSEHGFHINSVPELSWTDIKQLYLNELSIQHKELQSWLLVGLTMQKLYLSKTHRNSLYEKLCSLIETTCNEMRTICHATFLAFASLYPEEISDVIREKFRLEIGEEAIEVQIRKLEVLAAVAKTYKLGIEVLPYIVSQMNAINPEISFTALTCLQRLVATKTIDYDIQHYLHNECSIIEKLTAINMSPVDWRLDLILNICRLIVRSLTFEEQESIVNKYSDILSKSISETDAVLIMNIFIPLRQNVNFTLGPDLLDNLCNLALSNTHSNVRSTTCKFIAVVLNKMNDHSECYQRVLLYFKEKIDISLQSNTNIDVKQAAVLLQIWLTKAVITKGSCDVEIFLNKLMNLFKHDQVGQQVAQEYKTLTSKQEDTLVQENFCTIRIFYKQRVFEHLIKNNHEFEDSSRQRYLTALVHLLEEVPVELLFMHLTKLVPLLIESLSLDNEQLIYSTLITLKVLLEAKHVIFSDKAQCFIPKFLKLTTYKAMRVRIAALECLTNYCNYPTILLNIYKQDVLEKLASSLDDRKRLVRKAAAKARTQWFLD
- the Mms19 gene encoding MMS19 nucleotide excision repair protein isoform X4, with the translated sequence MASLASTVSRERFLNAFEKNETLNITCQEIASEIQSGHAKLYAVVEELGPFITDKDVNTREKGINALSSILSHLPKEYLNENELSFVTSFYCDRLKDHHSIIPSALKGILAIVQMKHLPRDSPERLFRVFFDNVQCQSQLVSDRRNIYLIFTTLLQNRIEDLKAMGPDFVYGVITCIDGERDPRNLMLLFSILPQFIQEFSLGHLTEEMFEVIACYFPVDFNPSGSEEVGITRDDLAEKLAPCLCAIPQFAEFCIPLITDKLFSNLKVAKLDSMNLLCKGIQTFGIKGIESHLTELWSALRKDIMPGVDLELKNASFKTVTAIIELISSNTKLCESFIDSIITDMKSSLYDVQLSMFRPAVKILECVATVNKESCVHVLKVIVPLCLGQYSVKTSIPDKIILIETLNGFIKISSEHGFHINSVPELSWTDIKQLYLNELSIQHKELQSWLLVGLTMQKLYLSKTHRNSLYEKLCSLIETTCNEMRTICHATFLAFASLYPEEISDVIREKFRLEIGEEAIEVQIRKLEVLAAVAKTYKLGIEVLPYIVSQMNAINPEISFTALTCLQRLVATKTIDYDIQHYLHNECSIIEKLTAINMSPVDWRLDLILNICRLIVRSLTFEEQESIVNKYSDILSKSISETDAVLIMNIFIPLRQNVNFTLGPDLLDNLCNLALSNTHSNVRSTTCKFIAVVLNKMNDHSECYQRVLLYFKEKIDISLQSNTNIDVKQAAVLLQIWLTKAVITKGSCDVEIFLNKVNKWPKNIKL